In Macadamia integrifolia cultivar HAES 741 chromosome 5, SCU_Mint_v3, whole genome shotgun sequence, a single window of DNA contains:
- the LOC122079003 gene encoding probable xyloglucan endotransglucosylase/hydrolase protein 23, which yields MVMATSSSIFSSSFTASLVLVFILLGTSLMAVSANNFYQDFTLTWGDGRAKILNNGELLTLSLDKTSGSGFQSNNEYLFGKIDMQLKLVPGNSAGTVTAYYLSSKGATWDEIDFEFLGNLSGDPYILHTNVFSQGKGNREQQFYLWFDPTANFHTYSILWNPQRIIFSVDGTPIREFKNLESKGVAFPKSQPMRIYSSLWNADDWATRGGLIKTDWTQAPFTASYRNFNANACVWSSGSSSCNSNSPSTASNNNWYSQELDSTSQERLKWVQKNYMIYNYCTDTKRFPQGFPPECTATTQS from the exons ATGGTCATGGctacttcttcttccattttttcatcttccttcaCTGCTTCACTAGTGTTGGTGTTTATCTTACTGGGCACCTCCTTAATGGCTGTCTCTGCTAATAATTTCTACCAAGATTTCACCCTCACTTGGGGGGATGGTCGTGCCAAGATACTCAATAATGGGGAGCTTCTTACTCTGTCTCTTGACAAAACTTCAGGCTCTGGTTTCCAATCCAATAACGAATATTTGTTTGGGAAGATTGATATGCAGCTCAAGCTCGTTCCTGGCAACTCCGCTGGCACTGTCACCGCCTATTAT TTATCTTCAAAGGGGGCAACGTGGGATGAGATCGACTTTGAATTCTTGGGGAACCTCAGTGGGGATCCTTACATTCTTCACACAAACGTGTTCAGTCAAGGCAAAGGCAACAGAGAGCAGCAGTTCTATCTCTGGTTCGACCCAACTGCCAACTTCCACACCTACTCCATCCTCTGGAATCCCCAAAGAATCAT ATTCTCTGTGGATGGAACTCCCATAAGAGAGTTCAAGAACTTAGAGTCAAAGGGCGTTGCTTTCCCAAAGAGCCAACCCATGAGGATCTATTCAAGTCTCTGGAATGCGGATGACTGGGCAACCAGGGGTGGCCTCATCAAGACCGACTGGACCCAAGCTCCCTTCACTGCCTCCTACCGCAATTTCAATGCCAATGCCTGTGTTTGGTCTTCTGGGTCATCTTCTTGCAACTCCAATTCTCCCTCCACTGCATCCAACAACAACTGGTACTCGCAAGAGCTGGATTCAACGAGCCAAGAGAGATTGAAATGGGTCCAGAAGAACTATATGATCTACAACTACTGCACCGACACCAAACGCTTCCCTCAGGGCTTTCCTCCCGAATGCACCGCCACCACTCAATCTTAA
- the LOC122080266 gene encoding probable xyloglucan endotransglucosylase/hydrolase protein 23: protein MAASSSSSFTVSLVLVSVLLLGTSLMAISANNFYQDFTLTWGDGRAKILNSGELLTLSLDKTSGSGFQSNNEYLFGKIDMQLKLVPGNSAGTVTAYYLSSKGAAWDEIDFEFLGNLSGDPYILHTNVFSQGKGNREQQFYLWFDPTADFHTYSILWNPQTIIFSVDGTPIREFKNLESKGVPFPKSQPMRIYSSLWNADDWATRGGLIKTDWTQAPFTASYRNFNANACVWSSGSSSCNSNSASSSASNNNWYSQELDSTSQERLKWVQKNYMIYNYCTDTKRFPQGFPLECTATTQS from the exons atggctgcttcttcttcttcttccttcactgTTTCACTAGTGCTGGTGTCTGTCCTACTACTGGGCACCTCCTTAATGGCCATCTCTGCTAATAATTTCTACCAGGACTTCACCCTTACTTGGGGTGATGGTCGTGCCAAGATACTCAACAGTGGGGAGCTTCTCACTTTGTCCCTGGACAAAACTTCAGGCTCCGGTTTCCAATCCAATAATGAATATCTGTTCGGGAAGATTGATATGCAGCTCAAGCTTGTTCCTGGTAACTCTGCTGGCACTGTCACCGCCTATTAT TTATCTTCAAAGGGGGCAGCGTGGGATGAGATAGACTTCGAATTCTTGGGGAACCTGAGTGGAGATCCTTACATTCTTCACACAAACGTGTTCAGTCAAGGCAAAGGCAACAGAGAGCAGCAGTTCTATCTCTGGTTCGACCCAACTGCCGACTTCCACACCTACTCCATCCTCTGGAATCCCCAAACAATCAT ATTCTCTGTGGATGGAACTCCCATAAGAGAGTTCAAGAACTTAGAGTCAAAGGGCGTTCCCTTCCCGAAGAGCCAACCCATGAGGATCTATTCAAGTCTCTGGAATGCGGATGACTGGGCTACCAGGGGTGGCCTCATCAAGACTGACTGGACCCAAGCTCCCTTCACCGCCTCCTACCGCAATTTCAATGCCAATGCCTGTGTTTGGTCTTCTGGGTCATCTTCTTGCAACTCCAATTCTGCCTCTTCGTCTGCATCCAACAACAACTGGTACTCGCAAGAGCTGGATTCGACGAGCCAAGAGAGATTGAAATGGGTCCAAAAGAACTATATGATCTACAATTACTGCACCGACACCAAACGCTTTCCTCAGGGCTTTCCTCTCGAATGTACCGCCACCACTCAATCTTAG
- the LOC122080265 gene encoding probable xyloglucan endotransglucosylase/hydrolase protein 23, producing the protein MVMAAASSSSSYSFTVSLVLVSVILGTSLMADSANNLYQDFTLTWGDGRAKILNNGELLTLSLDKTSGSGFQSNNEYLFGKIDMQLKLVPGNSAGTVTAYYLSSKGATWDEIDFEFLGNLSGDPYILHTNVFSQGKGNREQQFYLWFDPTADFHTYSILWNPQRIIFSVDGTPIREFKNLESKGVPFPKSQPMRIYSSLWNADDWATRGGLIKTDWTQAPFTASYRNFNANACVWSSGSSSCNSNSPSASSNNWYSQELDSTSQERLKWVQKNYMIYNYCTDTKRFPQGFPPECTATTQS; encoded by the exons ATGGTCATggctgctgcttcttcttcttcttcatattcCTTCACTGTTTCACTAGTGTTGGTGTCTGTAATACTGGGCACCTCTTTAATGGCTGACTCTGCTAATAATTTATACCAAGATTTCACCCTCACTTGGGGCGATGGTCGTGCCAAGATACTCAACAATGGAGAGCTTCTCACTCTGTCTCTTGACAAAACTTCAGGCTCAGGTTTCCAATCCAATAACGAATATCTGTTTGGGAAGATTGATATGCAGCTCAAGCTCGTTCCTGGCAACTCTGCTGGCACTGTCACCGCCTATTAT TTATCTTCAAAGGGAGCAACGTGGGATGAGATAGACTTCGAATTCTTGGGGAACCTGAGTGGAGATCCTTACATTCTTCACACAAACGTGTTCAGCCAAGGCAAAGGGAACAGAGAGCAGCAGTTTTATCTCTGGTTCGACCCAACCGCTGACTTCCACACCTACTCCATCCTCTGGAATCCCCAAAGAATCAT ATTCTCTGTGGATGGAACTCCCATAAGAGAGTTCAAGAACTTAGAGTCAAAGGGCGTTCCTTTCCCCAAGAGCCAACCCATGAGGATCTATTCAAGTCTCTGGAATGCGGATGACTGGGCAACCAGGGGTGGCCTCATCAAGACCGACTGGACCCAAGCTCCCTTCACCGCCTCCTACCGCAATTTCAATGCCAATGCCTGTGTTTGGTCTTCTGGGTCGTCTTCTTGCAACTCCAATTCTCCCTCTGCATCCAGCAACAATTGGTACTCCCAAGAGTTGGATTCGACGAGCCAAGAGAGATTGAAATGGGTCCAGAAGAACTATATGATCTACAACTACTGCACCGACACCAAACGCTTTCCTCAGGGCTTTCCTCCCGAATGCACTGCCACCACTCAATCTTAA
- the LOC122080102 gene encoding probable xyloglucan endotransglucosylase/hydrolase protein 23 translates to MNFPVPFFVSPVHFSRHLPRRVYICLDLFIANTTTTQFSLRTNIKQLSYSLQHPLCVSLMVMAAPSSSSSSFTVSLLLVSVLLGTSLMAVSANNFNQDFTLTWGDGRAKILNNGELLTLSLDKTSGSGFQSNNEYLFGKIDMQLKLVAGNSAGTVTAYYLSSKGATWDEIDFEFLGNLSGDPYILHTNVFSQGKGNREQQFYLWFDPTADFHTYSILWNPQRIIFSVDGSPIREIKNLESKGVPFPKNQPMRIYSSLWNADDWATRGGLVKTDWTQAPFTASYRNFNANACVWSSGSSSCNSNSPSTASSNNWYSQELDSTSQQRLKWVQKNYMIYNYCTDTKRFPQGFPAECTATTQS, encoded by the exons ATGAATTTTCCAGTGCCCTTCTTCGTTTCACCTGTTCACTTCTCTCGTCACCTTCCCCGTCgtgtatatatatgtttagACTTGTTTATTGCAAACACAACAACAACCCAGTTTTCATTGCGGACCAATATCAAACAACTTTCATACTCCCTTCAGCATCCTCTCTGTGTATCTCTCATGGTCATGGCtgctccttcttcttcctcatcttccttTACTGTTTCACTACTATTGGTGTCTGTCTTACTGGGCACCTCTTTAATGGCTGTCTCTGCTAATAATTTCAACCAAGATTTCACCCTCACTTGGGGGGATGGTCGTGCCAAGATACTCAACAATGGGGAGCTTCTTACTCTGTCTCTTGACAAAACTTCAGGCTCAGGTTTCCAATCCAATAACGAATATCTGTTTGGAAAGATTGATATGCAGCTCAAGCTCGTCGCTGGCAACTCCGCTGGCACTGTCACTGCCTATTAT TTATCTTCAAAGGGAGCAACGTGGGATGAGATAGACTTCGAATTCTTGGGGAACCTGAGTGGAGATCCTTACATTCTTCACACAAACGTGTTCAGTCAAGGCAAAGGCAACAGAGAGCAGCAGTTCTATCTCTGGTTCGACCCAACTGCCGACTTCCACACCTACTCCATCCTCTGGAATCCTCAAAGAATCAT ATTCTCTGTGGATGGATCTCCCATAAGAGAGATCAAGAACTTAGAGTCAAAGGGGGTTCCTTTCCCAAAGAACCAACCCATGAGGATCTATTCAAGTCTCTGGAATGCGGATGACTGGGCTACCAGGGGTGGCCTCGTCAAGACCGACTGGACCCAAGCTCCCTTCACCGCCTCTTACCGTAATTTCAATGCCAATGCCTGTGTTTGGTCTTCTGGGTCGTCTTCTTGCAACTCTAATTCTCCTTCCACTGCATCCAGCAACAACTGGTACTCGCAAGAGCTGGATTCGACGAGCCAACAGAGATTGAAATGGGTCCAGAAGAACTATATGATCTACAACTACTGCACCGACACCAAACGCTTTCCTCAAGGCTTTCCTGCTGAATGCACCGCCACCACTCAATCTTAA
- the LOC122080103 gene encoding probable xyloglucan endotransglucosylase/hydrolase protein 23, with translation MFRLVYCNRNNNPVLIADQYQTTFILTSASSLCVSLMVMAASSSSSSSFSFTVSLVLVSVILGTSLMAVSANNFYQDFTLTWGDGRAKMLNNGELLTLSLDKTSGSGFQSNNEYLFGKIDMQLKLVAGNSAGTVTAYYLSSKGATWDEIDFEFLGNLSGDPYILHTNVFSQGKGNREQQFHLWFDPTADFHTYSILWNPQRIIFSVDGTPIREFKNFESKGVPFPKSQPMRIYSSLWNADDWATRGGLIKTDWTQAPFTASYRNFNANACVWSSGSSSCNSNSASSASNNNWYSQELDSTSQQRLKWVQKNYMIYNYCTDTKRFPQGFPPECTTTAQS, from the exons atgtttagACTTGTATATTGCAACCGCAACAACAACCCAGTTCTCATTGCGGACCAATATCAAACAACTTTCATACTCACTTCAGcatcctctctttgtgtgtctCTCATGGTtatggctgcttcttcttcttcttcttcctcattttccttTACTGTTTCACTAGTATTGGTGTCCGTAATACTGGGCACCTCTTTAATGGCTGTCTCTGCTAATAATTTCTACCAAGATTTCACCCTCACTTGGGGGGATGGTCGTGCCAAGATGCTCAACAACGGGGAACTTCTCACTCTGTCCCTTGACAAAACTTCAGGCTCCGGTTTCCAATCCAATAATGAATATCTGTTTGGGAAGATTGATATGCAGCTCAAGCTCGTTGCTGGCAACTCCGCTGGCACTGTCACCGCCTATTAT TTATCTTCAAAGGGGGCAACGTGGGATGAGATCGACTTCGAATTCTTGGGGAACCTGAGTGGAGATCCTTACATTCTTCACACAAACGTGTTCAGTCAAGGGAAAGGCAACAGAGAGCAGCAGTTCCATCTCTGGTTCGACCCAACCGCAGACTTCCACACCTACTCCATCCTCTGGAATCCCCAAAGAATCAT ATTCTCTGTGGATGGAACTCCCATAAGAGAGTTCAAGAACTTTGAGTCAAAGGGCGTTCCTTTCCCAAAGAGCCAACCCATGAGGATCTATTCAAGTCTCTGGAATGCGGATGACTGGGCTACCAGGGGTGGCCTCATCAAGACCGACTGGACCCAAGCTCCCTTCACCGCCTCCTACCGTAATTTCAATGCCAATGCCTGTGTTTGGTCTTCTGGGTCGTCTTCTTGCAACTCCAATTCTGCCTCCTCTGCATCCAACAACAACTGGTACTCGCAAGAGCTGGACTCGACGAGCCAACAGAGATTGAAATGGGTCCAGAAGAACTACATGATTTACAACTACTGCACTGACACAAAACGCTTTCCTCAGGGCTTTCCTCCCGAATGTACCACCACCGCTCAATCTTAG